In Longimicrobiales bacterium, one DNA window encodes the following:
- a CDS encoding aminotransferase class I/II-fold pyridoxal phosphate-dependent enzyme, with product MAASSGDKKGTATVGIHGVGHARTPGTPVVPPIAQSATFHWATPDDGELLYSRYGNNPNQRQVSEKIAAIEGTEAAIALASGMGATAMTILALVESGDHIVASSRLYGATQALLIDELPRRGIETTFVDPDDGDWIGAIKDNTRIIFIEIPTNPTLRILDPRPIVHIAHERGLKVVCDATFASPVNFRAASMGIDAVIQSATKYLGGHSDVIAGAVSGSTELITEVTRMSRLYGPALDPHPAWLLDRGIRTLDVRMKQHNQNAQVIAEWFEGRADVARVAYPGLASHPDHGLAQDLMSGFGGMVSVVLEGGGEAADRFMSRLELAIAAPSLGGVETLVSQPRWTSHGGLNEAEREAQGIPDGFVRLSIGIENAEDLIADFDQALG from the coding sequence ATGGCAGCTTCGAGTGGAGACAAAAAAGGAACGGCTACAGTAGGCATCCACGGTGTCGGGCACGCACGCACCCCAGGGACGCCAGTTGTCCCACCGATCGCGCAGAGCGCCACCTTCCATTGGGCGACCCCTGACGACGGTGAACTCCTCTACAGCCGATATGGGAACAACCCGAATCAGCGCCAGGTGAGTGAGAAGATCGCGGCGATCGAGGGCACGGAAGCTGCTATCGCTTTGGCAAGCGGTATGGGTGCCACGGCGATGACGATTTTGGCGCTGGTTGAATCGGGTGATCACATCGTGGCATCATCGAGGCTTTACGGGGCCACTCAGGCGCTACTGATCGATGAACTGCCACGGCGAGGCATCGAGACCACGTTTGTGGATCCGGATGATGGCGACTGGATTGGCGCCATCAAGGACAACACTCGCATCATTTTCATCGAAATTCCGACAAACCCGACGCTGCGGATTCTCGACCCCCGCCCGATCGTCCACATTGCTCATGAACGCGGCCTCAAGGTCGTGTGCGATGCGACGTTCGCCTCGCCGGTGAACTTCCGGGCCGCGTCGATGGGTATCGATGCGGTGATTCAAAGCGCCACGAAGTATCTCGGGGGACATTCCGACGTGATCGCGGGAGCGGTGTCAGGGTCGACTGAGCTCATTACAGAGGTCACTCGTATGTCCCGGCTCTATGGCCCCGCGCTCGATCCCCATCCGGCCTGGCTGCTCGACCGCGGCATCCGGACGCTCGATGTGCGCATGAAACAGCACAACCAGAACGCGCAGGTAATCGCTGAGTGGTTCGAGGGACGGGCGGATGTTGCCCGGGTCGCCTATCCGGGGCTCGCTTCGCACCCGGATCATGGGCTGGCGCAGGACCTCATGAGCGGTTTCGGAGGCATGGTGAGCGTGGTGCTAGAGGGAGGGGGAGAGGCGGCTGATCGCTTCATGAGTCGACTTGAGTTGGCCATCGCCGCACCCAGTCTCGGCGGTGTCGAGACGCTCGTGTCACAGCCACGCTGGACGTCGCACGGGGGGCTCAATGAGGCAGAGCGGGAGGCACAAGGCATTCCCGATGGATTCGTGCGCCTGAGCATCGGTATAGAAAACGCCGAGGACCTGATCGCTGACTTCGACCAAGCCCTCGGCTGA